GTGGCGGCCAGCGTCGGGGCCAGTTGAATCTGCTCGCTGCTGCTGATTTCCCACCAGCCTGTACCGAGCAGCGTCTGCAATGACTCCAGCCGCTCCAGTTGCAGTTGGTGCTGTTGTTCGCGCAAGCGACCAAGCAGGGGGCCGGCCAGTGCACCCGCCAGCATCAGCCAGTCACGGTCGGTCAGATACGGCGCGGTCTTGTCCACCGCATAAAAACCGCAGAGCAGCCACGCCATCACGCCTCGATCATCGCTGTAGGGCACGGCAAAGCCTTCGGCATTACCGAACAGGCCCTGGACCCGCGAGTGCTCGTACTGGCCGTAATGCTCGCCCAGGCGCTGCGGGCCGGTGCCATTGAGGCTGTCGAGCGGCGTGCCCAGACGCTGGCCGTCGTGCCACAGCGCCGGTGCGTCATGGGCGTGGAATTGCTGATGGATCTGCCAACCTTGTTCCTGTTCATCGAGCAGGGCGAGTGCCAGGCACGGGATCTGCCAGCGCTGGGCGATCACCTGCAATTGTTCGCTGACAAGCACCGGCAACCGGCCAAGGCTACAGCTGCGCAACTGTTTGCTGATCTGCTCGGCGATCATTTGGCACGCCTCGCGCTGATGCGCTTGCTGGCGTTCGGACAACAGGTCGGCGATGTCGATCAGTTGCAGCAGCCAGCCGTTGCCCAGCGGCTGGACCCAGCCGCGCAGGTGCAACGTCTGGTCGCCCAGGCCAGGGAAATCCAGATCCAGCAGTTGACCTTGCCAGTCCTGCGGGCGGCCCTCGATGGACAGCGTGCTGTGCGCCAGCAGGTAGTCGCGCAACGGCAGCGGTTTGTCACGGAGCGACTGTTGCGTCAGCAACAGGCGCAGCGGACCGGCCACTTGCAATACGCCGCCGTCGCTGTCGAGGTGGATGTGCAGGCCCGTCAGTGGGGTGCCGAGCACATCCGGCAAGTCGCTGGCGACCATGCTCCGCTTGAGCAGGCGGCCGAGCAGGTTGTCACCCGGAGTCAAAATTTCAGGCTCGAAATGGCGGTCAGGTTGGTGGGCAGGCTGGGGACAGCGCCGATGCCCGGCAACACCAGAAACGGCATGACCCGGTTGAGCTTGCTCACCGGGTAATTGACGCTGACGGTGAGCGTGCCCTGGGTCGGGTCATAGACCGTGGAGGTATCAGTGCCAACGACCAGGTTCAGTGACGAGGGCATCAGTAAAAATTGCTGGCTCAACGCGGCATTGGCGGTATTGACCAGCACGGTCGGATAGTTGGGAATCGTGGGGTCGACCGCCACCGCGCGGCGGATGGCTTCGGCGGTGACCTGGTTGAACGTCTGCATCAGCACGAACGGCAGGCTATAGCTGACGAGGCCATAAAACACCGCGAAAAAGATCACGAACACCAGGGCGAATTCGATCGCCACCGCACCTTTTTGCGCCTTCCGAGAGCCGGTTTTCATCCGTGCGTCTACCCTGACAGTCACTGCGTAGTATCAGCATAGAATCATTCAGCAAAAACGGACGGTTTTTACCGCATGCAAAGCCTTGTCCTTCTGATCTGGTTGACGGCCTGCGCGGCCCAGGATGCCCGGCAACGAAGGATTGCCAACGCGCTGACGCTGGGCGCCGCCGCTTTCGCGCTGATCTATCTGTTGTCTTTCGGTACTACCTGGATGGGCGCCGAAGCCGGGCAGGGCGGCTGGGCCTGTGTCGTGGCGCTGGCGTTCACGCTGCCGGGGTATTTCATGGGACGAATGGGCGCCGGCGATGTGAAATTAATGACAGCTCTTGGCCTTTCGACGGACGGCTTGTCGCTGCTCGGGATATTCATCGGCGCCGGTGCGGCGAGCGTGGTCTGGATGCTGGTGGCGCCAAGACTCTGGCTGCATATGAGTCAACGACTTAGGGATCGTCTTCGATATATGGCGCCATCCATGTCAAAAAAGCTGCCATTTGCGCCGTTCGTGTTAGTCGGTTTTGTGCTTGCGCTACCTTGGATCCATTAGTCGCCAGATGCCACTAGTCTTATGTACATAGTCGGAAAGTGGGTCTACTTTCAAAGGTACCGGTCAGTACAGGAATGGCCAGTATTGGCCTGGGCATGGAGTGGCACGTGAACAAGCTTACCTCTGCGATAAAAGTCCTCGTTGTCGATGATCAGGCACTGATCGTCGAAGAGCTCTGTGAATTCCTCGAGAGCAGCGGCTACCGCTGTGTGCCGTGCGAGTCCAGCAAAGAGGCGATCGAGCGTTTTTCGGACGACATCGCGATCGGACTGGTGCTGTGCGATCTGCACATGCCGGACATGGACGGCATTCAACTGGTGCAGGAACTGCAACGGCTGGCCGGCAAACACCGGGCGTTCGAAGCCATCATGCTCACCGGTCGCGCCGACAAGCAGGACGTGATCAAGGCCTTGCGCGCCGGGATCGCCGACTACTACCAGAAACCGGTCAATCTGGATGAATTGCTCGAAGGCCTGCAACGCCAGGAAGCGGTACTGCAGGAACGTCAGAAAACCCTGCAACTGGGCCATCTGAATCAGAAGCTGCAGGACCTGTCGTCGTCCATCGATGATCTTTACCAGGATCTGGACAAGGTGCGGCGCGGCCCGGCGCCGGTCAGCGACGAAACCGCCCGCGAGGCCGGTGAGCTGGAAATCCCGGCGATCTTCAATCAGCTCTCGCCACGGCAACTGGACGTGGCGCGCCTGGTGGGCAAGGGGCAGACCAATTATCAGATTGCCTGTGAGCTGGGCATTACCGAAAACACCGTGAAGCTCTATGTTTCGCAGGTGTTGCGCCTGACCCACATGCATAACCGCACGCAGTTGGCGTTGGCGTTATCGCCGGGCAATTCCGGTTTGCGTCAGCGGGTGACTGCCCACTGAATCACACTGCCGGGCATTCTCTTTACCCGGCATTCATCTTCGGCTTGGGAAACAGGTTGTCGAGGGTTTCCAGCAGCCGCACGTGATAGATCGGCTTGCGGAACAGGTCCAGCACCTGCAACCGCAGCATGTCGCTCACGTCTTCCATGTCCGCATGCCCCGACGTCACGATTACCGGCAGATGCTGGCGCGAGGTGTGTTCGCGCAAGCGCTTGATCAGCGACATGCCGCTTTCTTCCGGCATGCGCAGATCGGTGATCACCAGGGCGATGTCGGGATGGCGGGTCAGATGATGCAGGGCGAGTTTGACCGATGTGGCGGTATGACAGACGAAACCTTCACCCTCCAGCAACTCCGCCAGCTCCAGCAACGCGTCCTCTTCGTCGTCAACCAGAAGCAACTGTTGGCGTGGGGAAGAAGACACGTTCATGGGCAGTACCTGAAAGCTGAATGGAAGATCGAGTGTAGCCCGACATCAGCAAGGTGCTGGCGCAACTTCGATTACGGAGTTGGCCGGGTTTGCGCAGTGCCGCCCAGCGACACCAGGACGTTGTTGAAGATCGCCAGCATTCGATCACCCAGCGGAGTGACGAAAACGACAACCACCACGGCGACCATGGCTACGACAATGGCGTATTCGATTGCCGAGGCACCGTCTTCATGTTTGTAAAACAGCAGGGCTCTGGCCATTAAATAATCAACGATCATTCGAAACATGTGCCCACTCCTTTGCGCTCCTGGCGCCGATGTAACGGCAGCGGCAAAGCGTTCGCCGTGCCATTTGAGCATTGTCAACAAACCCCCACCCAACAACTGTAAGAACGGATTAGTCACAAAGGATTAGTCGCTTCGTCGTTCCCGGTATTTCGACTGCTAATTGGCCAACACCCATACTTTCGTGGGTTATTTGGCTGTCAGTAATGGCGTTTTGGCTTGTTTCAGCTAGCGTGGAAATAGCGAAATAGTTGGATGTTCATAGCTGCCTGATTGCGATGTTCCCTTGACAGGAAGTGCGGCTGGTAGTGCAGCAGGAAAGGGAGAGCCGTCATGAACAGTCGTGTGACCATGGGCCTTGCAGCGGTGCTTTTACTGGGCGCCATCGTTGTCGGATATTGGGGCCTGGTGCTCAGCCGGCAGCCCGCTCCGGTTGCCGAGGCGCCCGCGCCGGCGGTGGTTACCGTCGAAAAAACCGTTGCTGCCGCCGAAGACCAGACCCGCCAGCCCGTCGTGGTGCTGGTACGTGACGTCCCGCCATTTACCCCACTCACCGCCGCCGATCTGGCCGTCGAAAAACTGCGCAGCGCTCCCGCCGGCAGCCTCGGCACCCTCGAACAGGCCGTGGGCCGTACACCGTGGCGCCACCTGAGCGCCGGCACCTGGCTCAACGAAGAGAGCTTCGAGGCCGGCGGCACACTGGCGCGGATGATCCACCGCGACGAGCGCGCGCTGGCCGTGTCGGTCGATGAAGTGATCGGTGCGGCCGGGCAGTTGATCCCCGGGGATTACGTCGACGTGCTGTTGTACCTGCGCCAGGACGCCAGCAACCCGCAGCAGTCGGCACAGATTGTGGTGCCGGCCATGCGCGTGCTGGGTGTCGGCGAGCAATACGGCCTGACCAATGACGGCCAACCGTCCGCCCCTGCGTTGAGTGCCGACGACAAAATCAAGCAGGACCAGCGCCGGCTCACCGCGCGCACCGTGGTGCTGGCGGTGCCTGAACAATTGTTGAGTCGAATGATGCTCGCCACCCAGGTCGGGACATTGCGCCTGGCCGTGCGCAGCAGTGAAGAACAGCGCCTGGCCAAGTATTGGGCCGGCGAAAGTCAGGCACCGGAAAAACTGGTTGCCGCCAACAGTCAGCTTTTCCAGTTCACTCAGCTGGCGCTGGGGACGGCGCCGAAGGCTGCTACCGGTGGCGACCATGGCGGTGCGGTACGGCCTGCGGTGGAAGTGATTCGCGGCAATCAGCCCCTTCAACAAAACCCATGACTGAGCAAGGATCCAAGTGCATGCAGAGTCGTTCCTGGCCGATCTTCAATCCCGTGCTCCGGGCCTTGCTGCTGATGGGACTGTCAATCAATGCCGCGCACGCGGCCACCGGCAACTGCGCGGCGCTCGGGCGCTTGCCGCCGGTGATCGAAATCAACGAAGGCTGGCAGCAGGACATGCAATCCCCGGTGGCGATCACACGCCTGGCCATCGGCGATCCGAAAATCGCCGACGTGCATGCCAATGGCAATTCCTCGTTCCTGCTCACCGCCGTGGCGCCGGGCGCTACCAGTCTCATGGTCTGGACCGGCTGCTCCAGCGAGCCGCGCCAGAGCATGGTGTTCGTCAAGGGCGCCGCCACCTCGGCTTTGACCAATACCGGTGCACTGCCGTCGGATGATGCGTTGCTGCCCTCGCAGGTACAGACCGACATTCGCTTCGTCGAAGTCAGCCGCACCAAGCTCAAACAGGCCTCGGCTTCGCTGATCGGCACCCGTGGCAATTTCCTGTTCGGCTCGCCCGGAACCCTGCCGCCCATAGACGGCGTCCCGCAACCGCGACTGCCGGTGGACAACTCGCTGTTCAACTTCTCGTGGATCGGCGGCAAGACCATGGCGATCATCAATGCCCTCGAAGGCAGCGGCTTCGCCTACACCCTGGCGCGGCCAAGTCTGGTGGCGCTCAACGGGCAGAGTGCAAGTTTCCTCGCGGGCGGGCAGATTCCGATTCCGGTGCCCAGTTCCGGCAGCGACAACGTGTCGATCGAATACAAGGAGTTCGGCATCCGCCTGACCCTGACGCCGACCATCATCAGCCACGATCGCATTGCCCTGAAGGTGGCACCGGAAGTCAGCGAACTGGATTTCAGCAACGCGGTGAACATCGCTGGCACCACGGTGCCGGCCCTGACCATCCGCCGCACCGACACCAGTATTTCCCTGGCCGATGGCGAGAGTTTCGTCATCAGCGGTCTGATCAGCACCACCAACAGTTCCCAGGTCGACAAGTTTCCAGGGCTGGGCGACATCCCGGTGCTCGGGGCCTTTTTCAAAAGCTCGCAGATCAAACGCGAAGAGCGTGAGCTGCTGATGATCGTCACTCCGCACCTGGTGCGCCCGCTCTCGGCGGAGGCACAACTGCCGTCGTTGCCGGGTGAAAAACTGCGCAACTACGACCCGAATTTCTACCGCATGTTCTTCCTGGAAAACGGTAACTTCGACAAGCGCAGCGGGTTATCCCAATGAGCCAGAGCCTGAGCCAGACCTTTCTCGCCATCACTCGCAACAACACCGATCTGGAGTGGCTGCAAAGCGCCCTCGCGCCTCTGGGCCAGGTGGTCAGTGCCGGTACGGGCAGCCTCGACGAATTGCTCGCGCTGGTGGACGTCACCTTCGCCAGCCTGGTGTTCGTCGGCCTCGACCGTGAACACGTGGTGGCCCAGAGCGCGCTCATCGAAGGTGCGCTTGAGGCCAAGCCGATGCTGGCGATCGTTGCCCTGGGCGACGGCATGGACAACCAGTTGGTGCTCAATGCGATGCGCGCCGGGGCACGGGATTTCGTCGCCTATGGTTCGCGCTCCAGCGAAGTGGCCGGGTTGGTGCGGCGCTTGAGCAAACGCCTGCCGCCGGTGACCCACAACGCGTTGCTGGGCGGGCTGACGGTGTTGTACGGCGTACAGAGCAGTTCCGATGGCGCGCTGCTGGCCAACCATATGGCGCTGGTGGTGCAAAAAAGCGGACAGCAGACGCTGTTGCTGGACCTCGGGTTGCCCCGTGGCGACAGCCTGGCGTTGCTGGGGCTGGAGAGTTCGTTCCACTTCGGCGATGCCTTGCGCCACCTGCGCAGGCTCGACGCAACATTGATCGACAGTGCGTTCACCAGCGCCGAAGCGGGACTGCGGATTCTGGCGTACGCCGACAACGACGAACCGCTGGAAAGCACCAGCGCCGCCGAGCTGTACATGCTGCTCAGCGCCTTGCGCCAGCACTTCCAGCACATTGTCGTGAACCTCACCGGCCAGCCTGACAGCGAGGCACTGCGCACCTTTGTCAGCCATTGCGACAAGCTGATCTGGTACACCGACCAGAATGTTCTCGATTGCCGACGCAATCTCGCGGTGTTCAATCTGTGGCGCGAAAAAGGCATGAAGCTTGATCACGGACGGCTGCTGGTCGACCGCTATCTGAGCAACGTCGCGCCGGATGCGGACACCCTCGGCAAGACCTTCAACCTGGAAGTGATCGCGGTGCTGGCCTTGAGTCCGGAGCTGCGCCTGAACGCCAAGAACCAGGGTGTCAGCCTGTTTGAGCTGGCCCCCAGGGAGAAACTCACCCAGAGCCTGCGGGTGCTCGGCGAGCGGCTGGCCAAGCGCTCCGAAGGCCTGGCCAAACCCAAGGTCACCTGGTTCGACCGGTTGCGAGGCACCTCATGAGCCCGGAAAAACTCTTCGGTGCGCCGGCGCGGGGCCCGTCGGGCAACACCGACCACGAAGGCCTGAAACTGGTCCTGCATCGCTACATCATCGATGCCATCGAGGAGTCCGGGAAAAACCTGCTGGAAGGTTCGCGGCAGTTGCTGGCGCAATTCGTCACCGACAAGGTCGCCGAATACATCGCCCGTTTGCACCTGGCGATTTCACGTTACGAGATGGAGCGGCTGGCGGAAGAAATCGTCGATGAACTGACCGGATTCGGCCCGCTGGAAGTGTTGCTGCGCGACACCGCCGTCACCGAGATTCTGGTCAACGGCCCGCACCGGGTGTTCGTCGAGCGCGACGGTGTACTGCATCAGAGTGACCTGCGCTTCATCGATGCACACCACGTCGAGCGGGTCATGCAGCGCATTCTCGCGCCGCTCGGTCGGCGGCTGGACGAGTCTTCGCCGATGGTCGATGCACGCCTGCCGGACGGCAGCCGGGTCAACGCGATCATCCCGCCGATCGCCCTCGACGGCCCTTGTCTGTCGATTCGAAAATTCCGCAAGGACATGCTCAAGAGCAGTGACCTGATCGCCATGCAGACCATCGACCTGCCGATTTTCGAGTGCTTTCAGGAGGCCGTGGGCAAGCGCTGCAACATCCTGATCAGCGGCGGCACGGGCACCGGCAAGACCACGCTGCTGAACATTCTCAGCCAACTCATCAACCCCCACGAACGACTGGTGACCATCGAAGACGTCGCCGAATTGCAGCTCGGCCACCCTCATGTTGTGCGTCTGGAAACCCGCCCGCCGAATGCCGAGGGGCACGGCGAGGTCAAGGCCAGCGACCTGATCCGCAATGCCCTGCGGATGCGTCCGGACCGGATCATTCTCGGCGAGATCCGGGGCGTTGAAGTGCTCGACGTACTGACGGCGATGAACACCGGTCACGATGGCTCGATGAGCACGGTGCACGCCAACAACGCCCAGGATGCGTTGCTGCGTCTGGAAACCCTGGTCGGCCTGACCGGTCGCACGGTCGCCGAACGTACCCTGCGGCAGATGATCTGCGCGGCGCTCGACGTGATCATTCAGTTGACCCGCATGCCCGACGGCCGCCGCTGCGTCAGTGAAGTGGTGGAAGTGGTCGGCGTGCGCGAAGACGTTTACGTCACCAATACCCTGTTCCGTCTGGACCGACGCACCGGTTTCGGCTTTCTGCGCGAAGCGGTCAACCCGGCCGGCGACAAGTTGCGACACGAGTCGAGTCTGGGCTGAACGCATGGAGCCTTCGTCATGATCGGACCGGTGATTTTGATCGTCCTCTGCCTGTTGTTGCTGGGGCTGTCGATTCGCCTGTTCCTGCAAGGTGTGCGCAAGACTGCCAACGAACGGGTGCTCTCGCGCCTCGCCGCCGGGCAGCCCCAGGGGGGGGCCGAAAAAACCTCGTGGACCGGGCTGGAGCGGATGTTTCTGCGCGCAGGCCTCGGCCGGCCGAGCGAACGTTTCGGGCTTTGGCTGTCGTTGTGGGTCGTGGCCATGATGCTGGGTTATCTGCTGGCTGACTGGGTCGGTCTGTTGGTGCTGATATTGGCGCCGCCGCTGATCTTGCGGCTGTACATCGCGTGGCTGTATCGGCGCCGGCTCAACCGGATGATCGAACAGCTACCGCAGTTGCTCGATCACACCGTGCGCAGCCTCAAGTCCGGCCGGACCCTGTCCGATGCGGTAATGGGCGGCATCGAAACCAGTGAGGACCCGTTGAAAGCCGCGATGGGCCGGGTGCAGCGCAACGTGCAGCTGGGAGTGAACCTGCCGGACGCGGTCAGCGATTTCGCCGAACTCTACGAGCAGGACGAACTGCGCATGTTCGCCCTGGGCCTGAAGGTCAATCATCGCTATGGCGGCAATGCCAGCGAGTTGCTGGAGAACCTGATCAAACTGATTCGCGAACGCGACCAGGGTGCCCGGCAACTGCGTGCGCTGACCGGCGAAACCCGGATGACCGCGTGGGTACTCGGATCGCTGCCGGTGATCCTGGTCAGTTACTTCATGCTGACCAATCCCGGCTACATGCTCGGCATGTGGAACGACTCGGGCGGTCGGACCATGCTGATTGTCGCGGTGGTGTTGCAGGTTTCCGGTTGCCTGGCGCTGTGGCGCATGTTGAGGAGTGTCTGACGTGCTGATCCTGGCCAGTCTCATGCTGTTGCTCGGCGCACTGTTGCTGGTCGGCAATCACTTGTTGGCCGAGCGGCGTCGGGTGCGTCAGGTCAACCAGCGCTTGCAGGGGCAACTGGTGCGCGAGAGCCGTTTCGGCAATTGGCTGCGGGCACTGGGCAGCAGCCGCTTCGGCCAGCGCTCGGTGAGCATCGACAGTGAAACCCAGACGTTGCTCAGCCGCCTCGGTTGGCGCCGGGCCAGCGAGCGCTCGCTGTTTGCCGCCTGCCAGATCGGCACGCCGCTGCTGACACTGGGGCTGGGCCTGTTTCTGAAAGAAGTGTTTTTCCCCCTCGCACCCAACGGCTGGCTGGTGCCGATGATTGCCACCGGCGTCGGTTATCTGCTGCCCAAACGCCTGCTGGCGTATGCCGCTGCCCGTCGGCAGAAAATCATTGCGGTGGAGGTGTCGACGTTCATTCCGCTGCTGCGGATCCTGTTCGAGTCCGGCATGGCCGTCGAACAGGCCCTGCGCGTGCTCAGCATAGAAGGGCAGAAACTGCTGCCGGAGCTGACCAGCGAACTGCGCCTGATTCTGGCCCGCGTCGACTCGGGCCTGGAGCTCGGGCAAGAGCTGAACAAGGCGGCCGCGATACTGGCGGTGGATGAGTTCACCGACACCTGCGTGATCCTGCAACAACTGATTCAACAGGGCGGCGGCGCGATGAAATCGCTGCTGACGCTCAAGCAGCTGCTGGATGACCGACGTATGACACGCTTGCAGGAATACATCTCGAAGATGTCGGCGAAGATGTCGGTGGTCATGATGCTGCTGCTGTTTCCGGCCTTGCTGATCGTTCTGGCGGGGCCCGGTTTTACTGCAATCACCCGGGCGTTTGCGTCCTGACAATGGCAATGGAGAGCGATGGATGAAAGCACTGATGGTCGTGGCAAGTCTGTTGCTGCTCGGCGGTTGCGCAACGGATGGTCAGGCGCCGTGGACGACGATGCTGGCGCCGGCCAGTTGCAGCAAGTTGAGTTCAGAACAGGAGCTGTCGCTGAACCTGGCCGATGATCTGGTCAATGACGGCAAGCTGCACGCCAGCCTGGCCAACCTGCAGGGCCTGCCCGATAACCTCGTCGAGGTGCGACTGCGCAAGGCCAAGGTCTATCGCCTGTTGGGACGCAGCGAAGCCGAGCCGTTGTATCGCAGCCTGCTCGGCACGTGCCTGAACGCCGACGCCGAACACGGCCTTGGCCAGTTGTACGCCGCCCGTGGCGACAACGGTCAGGCGCAGGCCCACCTGCAACGCGCGGCGCGGCTGGCACCGACCAATGAAAACATCCGCAACGATCTGGGCGTGGTGTACCTGAATCAGCTGCGGCTCGAGGATGCTCGCTTCGAGTTTCTGACGGCCATCGAGTTGAAGCAGAACAATCAGTTGGCGACGCTGAATCTGGTCACTCTGCTGCTCTATCAGAACAACTGGCAGCAGGCTGCGGAAGTGGTCAGCCGCGCGCACCTGACCCCGGAACAGTTCTCCGATGCTCAGGAACGCGCGGAGAAACTCAAGTCTCCGGTCAAGGCCAGACCCGTCGCTGGCAATCAGGTCGCGGTGGCGGTTGATGCGCAACCGGCGCCGATCAAGTGAGCCTCAAGGAGGTGTCATGAACACGTTGAAGACGATGTGCTGCCTCGGACTGCTGAGCCTGCCGCTCGGCGCACTGGCCATCGACGCCGGCCCGGCATCGGCCCAGCAGCAGGAAACCGAAGGCTGGCTGTTGCTGCAAAGCCGCAACAAGGCCGCGTCCCCCGATCCGCAGGCGGCAACGGCCACCGAGCGCGAGCTGGCGATGCAGCGCTGGCTGAAGAAGTACAAATATGAAATCCCCGATTTCTACGACCCGGATGCCGGGGGCAAGATCGAGAGCCGTAACTGACGTGTCGCAGGCAACGGCGTTGCCTGCGACGGCGGTCTACAACTGATAGCTGAAACTGATGCTGTAGCGCGGCCGGCGATTGAAGGTATCCAGCGCTTCATCCGACATCGCCTTGGCCGCCTCCAGGGCAATGTTGTAGTACTTCGCATCGCCGAATCTCAGGCCGACCGCCGCCGATGACAGGTTGTTGGCCTGTACCGGCAATTCGTTGAACCAGCTGCGCGAGCGGTCGAGCACGAAGTACGGTTGCAGGATGCGCACCCAGTTGCCGTCGCGGTTGAAGCTGTAGTTGATCTCGTAAGCCACACCCCAGCCCTTGTCGCCGGATGCCTGATCATCGGGATAACCGCGACCGAAATTCTGCCCGCCGAACACCGCACGCTCGCTGTCGGGCAGGGTGTCGCTGCTCCAGTACAACGCAGCGGACAGCACCCCTTGCCAGTTGTCGAGGAACTTGTCGCTCTGCACCCCCGACAGACGCACCCGAAAGAAGTCGAGATCGATGGCGCTGTTGTTGGTGTGCGCGCCCATGCTGTCGAAGCCTTGGTACACGCCACCACTGAGAATGCGCAGTTGCCGGGCATCGACCTTGCGCCAGTCGCTTTCGAAGGCGAGGGCGCGGATGTCGGTGCGTTCTTCGACGCTCAGCGGGTAGCCGATCACGTTGTAGCGGGTCTTGTCGTTGACCGCGTACAGGCGCGATCCGGCGGTCAGCAATTCATCCGAAGCAGCAATCAGCGGAAGTGTGAAACCGAGCGAATAACGGTCGTTTTCGCGGTGCGGCTTAAGCTCCAGTCCGTTGTTCAACAACACGTTGGTGCCGGGATCGGCTCGGTAGCGCGAGGCCGACAGGCTCAGTTGTGCACCTTCGTCGTTGATGAACTGGTTGTAGTCCAGCCGGTAGTAATGCTCGTGATCATCACCCGGCGGAAACAGGCCGCTGAGGCTCAACTGTTCGCCCATCGACGTTTGTGAATTGCTGCTCACGCCGAGCAAGGCCTGGGTGCCGTTGCGGTTGTCTTCGGTGGTGCTCAGGGTGCTGGTGAACGGTTTGCGGCTGGCCTGGGCCACTAGCGTGGTTGCACCGTCGGTGGTGCCGGGTGGCGGCACCTGGGCCTGGATCGTCACGCCGGGAATGCGGGTCATCAGCGTGGTATAGCGCTCGAACGTCTTGCGCGTCAGGGGGCGTTCGGCTTGGAGCTTGGCGGCCAGTCGCTCGAGCAGGGCTTTGACCCGTCCGACGTCGCCGGCGATCTGAACGTCGCGCACGTAGCCTTCCACCAGCACGACGCGCGCCACACCGTCATCGAAGGTCTGCTGTGGCAGGAAGGCGTAGGACAGCAGATAGCCGTCCTGCTGGTAACGACGGGTGATGTTGCGAGTGGCCTCGATCAGGTCGGCGAGGCTGCTCTCGCGGCCGATCAGGGGTTTGTAGATTTCGGCCAGTTCGTTCAGCGGGTAGAGCGTGCCGCCTTCGATCTGCACGGTCCTGAGGTTGATCTTTGTACTCATCAGCAACGG
The window above is part of the Pseudomonas fluorescens genome. Proteins encoded here:
- a CDS encoding response regulator; its protein translation is MNVSSSPRQQLLLVDDEEDALLELAELLEGEGFVCHTATSVKLALHHLTRHPDIALVITDLRMPEESGMSLIKRLREHTSRQHLPVIVTSGHADMEDVSDMLRLQVLDLFRKPIYHVRLLETLDNLFPKPKMNAG
- a CDS encoding type II and III secretion system protein family protein, yielding MQSRSWPIFNPVLRALLLMGLSINAAHAATGNCAALGRLPPVIEINEGWQQDMQSPVAITRLAIGDPKIADVHANGNSSFLLTAVAPGATSLMVWTGCSSEPRQSMVFVKGAATSALTNTGALPSDDALLPSQVQTDIRFVEVSRTKLKQASASLIGTRGNFLFGSPGTLPPIDGVPQPRLPVDNSLFNFSWIGGKTMAIINALEGSGFAYTLARPSLVALNGQSASFLAGGQIPIPVPSSGSDNVSIEYKEFGIRLTLTPTIISHDRIALKVAPEVSELDFSNAVNIAGTTVPALTIRRTDTSISLADGESFVISGLISTTNSSQVDKFPGLGDIPVLGAFFKSSQIKREERELLMIVTPHLVRPLSAEAQLPSLPGEKLRNYDPNFYRMFFLENGNFDKRSGLSQ
- a CDS encoding Flp family type IVb pilin, with the translated sequence MIVDYLMARALLFYKHEDGASAIEYAIVVAMVAVVVVVFVTPLGDRMLAIFNNVLVSLGGTAQTRPTP
- a CDS encoding response regulator transcription factor: MNKLTSAIKVLVVDDQALIVEELCEFLESSGYRCVPCESSKEAIERFSDDIAIGLVLCDLHMPDMDGIQLVQELQRLAGKHRAFEAIMLTGRADKQDVIKALRAGIADYYQKPVNLDELLEGLQRQEAVLQERQKTLQLGHLNQKLQDLSSSIDDLYQDLDKVRRGPAPVSDETAREAGELEIPAIFNQLSPRQLDVARLVGKGQTNYQIACELGITENTVKLYVSQVLRLTHMHNRTQLALALSPGNSGLRQRVTAH
- a CDS encoding pilus assembly protein; the protein is MSQSLSQTFLAITRNNTDLEWLQSALAPLGQVVSAGTGSLDELLALVDVTFASLVFVGLDREHVVAQSALIEGALEAKPMLAIVALGDGMDNQLVLNAMRAGARDFVAYGSRSSEVAGLVRRLSKRLPPVTHNALLGGLTVLYGVQSSSDGALLANHMALVVQKSGQQTLLLDLGLPRGDSLALLGLESSFHFGDALRHLRRLDATLIDSAFTSAEAGLRILAYADNDEPLESTSAAELYMLLSALRQHFQHIVVNLTGQPDSEALRTFVSHCDKLIWYTDQNVLDCRRNLAVFNLWREKGMKLDHGRLLVDRYLSNVAPDADTLGKTFNLEVIAVLALSPELRLNAKNQGVSLFELAPREKLTQSLRVLGERLAKRSEGLAKPKVTWFDRLRGTS
- a CDS encoding TadE/TadG family type IV pilus assembly protein; this translates as MKTGSRKAQKGAVAIEFALVFVIFFAVFYGLVSYSLPFVLMQTFNQVTAEAIRRAVAVDPTIPNYPTVLVNTANAALSQQFLLMPSSLNLVVGTDTSTVYDPTQGTLTVSVNYPVSKLNRVMPFLVLPGIGAVPSLPTNLTAISSLKF
- a CDS encoding CpaF family protein, whose amino-acid sequence is MSPEKLFGAPARGPSGNTDHEGLKLVLHRYIIDAIEESGKNLLEGSRQLLAQFVTDKVAEYIARLHLAISRYEMERLAEEIVDELTGFGPLEVLLRDTAVTEILVNGPHRVFVERDGVLHQSDLRFIDAHHVERVMQRILAPLGRRLDESSPMVDARLPDGSRVNAIIPPIALDGPCLSIRKFRKDMLKSSDLIAMQTIDLPIFECFQEAVGKRCNILISGGTGTGKTTLLNILSQLINPHERLVTIEDVAELQLGHPHVVRLETRPPNAEGHGEVKASDLIRNALRMRPDRIILGEIRGVEVLDVLTAMNTGHDGSMSTVHANNAQDALLRLETLVGLTGRTVAERTLRQMICAALDVIIQLTRMPDGRRCVSEVVEVVGVREDVYVTNTLFRLDRRTGFGFLREAVNPAGDKLRHESSLG
- the cpaB gene encoding Flp pilus assembly protein CpaB — translated: MNSRVTMGLAAVLLLGAIVVGYWGLVLSRQPAPVAEAPAPAVVTVEKTVAAAEDQTRQPVVVLVRDVPPFTPLTAADLAVEKLRSAPAGSLGTLEQAVGRTPWRHLSAGTWLNEESFEAGGTLARMIHRDERALAVSVDEVIGAAGQLIPGDYVDVLLYLRQDASNPQQSAQIVVPAMRVLGVGEQYGLTNDGQPSAPALSADDKIKQDQRRLTARTVVLAVPEQLLSRMMLATQVGTLRLAVRSSEEQRLAKYWAGESQAPEKLVAANSQLFQFTQLALGTAPKAATGGDHGGAVRPAVEVIRGNQPLQQNP
- a CDS encoding A24 family peptidase, which gives rise to MQSLVLLIWLTACAAQDARQRRIANALTLGAAAFALIYLLSFGTTWMGAEAGQGGWACVVALAFTLPGYFMGRMGAGDVKLMTALGLSTDGLSLLGIFIGAGAASVVWMLVAPRLWLHMSQRLRDRLRYMAPSMSKKLPFAPFVLVGFVLALPWIH